Proteins from one Mesoplasma sp. JKS002658 genomic window:
- a CDS encoding ABC transporter ATP-binding protein, with protein MTNKIIDVEHLTKNYKNNKGIFDVSFSVNEGEVFGYLGPNGAGKSTTIRHLMGFIKPAKGKAKIHNLDCWKGSTKIQKKLGYLPGELALPENQTGISYIKYIYQLRKLKNWTEIEEMIKYWEFDPTVKIKKMSKGMKQKVGLILTFMHHPDVLILDEPTSGLDPLMQDKFVQLIKSEKAKGHTVLMSSHIFQEIENTCDRVAIIKQGKIISQLDLSEINSGKTREYTVEFDQPYTSKPKTYKIKTINEEKTTVTFTVPRTYVGSFLKAIEKYKPVSFEENKFDLEKYFLHFYKEEESKKGKRHE; from the coding sequence ATGACAAATAAAATTATTGATGTTGAACACTTAACCAAAAACTACAAAAACAATAAAGGAATTTTTGATGTGAGTTTTAGTGTCAATGAAGGCGAAGTATTTGGTTATTTAGGGCCTAATGGGGCTGGTAAATCAACTACTATTCGTCATTTAATGGGTTTTATTAAACCAGCAAAAGGTAAGGCAAAAATTCATAACCTTGATTGCTGAAAAGGTTCAACTAAAATTCAAAAGAAGCTTGGTTATTTACCAGGAGAATTAGCTTTACCAGAAAACCAAACTGGGATTAGTTATATTAAATACATTTATCAATTAAGAAAACTAAAAAATTGGACTGAAATTGAAGAAATGATTAAGTATTGAGAATTTGATCCCACTGTCAAAATTAAGAAAATGTCAAAGGGAATGAAACAAAAAGTCGGGTTAATCTTGACTTTTATGCATCACCCTGATGTTTTGATTCTTGATGAACCTACTAGTGGGCTGGACCCCTTAATGCAAGATAAGTTTGTCCAACTAATTAAAAGTGAAAAAGCTAAGGGTCATACCGTGTTGATGTCTTCGCATATTTTTCAAGAAATTGAAAATACGTGTGATCGGGTAGCGATTATTAAACAAGGAAAAATTATTTCTCAACTAGATTTAAGTGAAATCAATTCGGGAAAAACTCGAGAATACACGGTTGAATTTGATCAACCCTATACCTCAAAACCAAAAACTTACAAAATTAAAACAATTAATGAAGAAAAAACTACAGTGACTTTTACTGTGCCTAGAACTTATGTTGGAAGTTTCTTAAAAGCAATTGAAAAGTATAAACCAGTTAGTTTTGAAGAAAATAAGTTCGATCTTGAAAAATACTTTTTACACTTTTATAAAGAAGAGGAAAGTAAGAAAGGAAAACGTCATGAATAG
- a CDS encoding ABC transporter permease subunit, which produces MNRFLFNKQIKSYWIFELLCLIVPALAVIAIVAVAEADDGIKVVSEVIDAVFFTSIALEMSAIFIIVAGNGIVTGDVQKGTITYTATAGIGRWKIINTKIIYFAAYALLFFLINLIIILPTVSLQKTDVDLGLFTLKMFGFMLLLFATSGFMFIISSVFNKSVLTFAIGGGIIVFFILMSILSQIGSIGKYTKYLTINTLFYVEGYTIKEGKIDLNPTAILGMIILAGIGIGTYVGSAFIFTRKDLPL; this is translated from the coding sequence ATGAATAGATTTTTATTTAATAAACAAATTAAATCCTACTGGATTTTTGAATTACTTTGTTTAATTGTTCCTGCTCTTGCAGTAATTGCAATTGTTGCTGTAGCTGAAGCTGATGACGGAATTAAGGTGGTTTCAGAGGTTATTGATGCAGTCTTTTTCACTTCAATTGCTTTAGAAATGTCAGCGATTTTTATTATTGTTGCAGGAAATGGGATTGTTACTGGTGATGTACAGAAGGGAACGATTACTTATACTGCGACAGCAGGAATTGGCCGTTGAAAGATTATTAATACTAAGATTATTTATTTTGCTGCTTATGCTTTGCTTTTCTTCTTGATTAATTTAATTATTATTCTTCCTACAGTTTCTCTGCAAAAAACTGATGTTGATTTAGGATTATTTACACTAAAAATGTTTGGTTTCATGTTGTTGTTGTTTGCTACTTCAGGATTTATGTTTATTATTTCTAGTGTTTTTAACAAATCTGTCTTAACTTTTGCTATCGGCGGGGGAATTATTGTTTTCTTTATTTTGATGTCAATTTTATCCCAAATCGGTTCGATTGGAAAATATACCAAATATTTAACCATTAATACTTTATTCTATGTTGAAGGCTACACAATAAAAGAGGGTAAGATTGATTTAAACCCAACTGCTATTTTAGGAATGATTATTTTAGCAGGAATTGGGATTGGAACTTATGTTGGTTCTGCTTTTATCTTTACTAGAAAAGACTTACCGCTATAG